The proteins below come from a single Malus domestica chromosome 03, GDT2T_hap1 genomic window:
- the LOC103432461 gene encoding probable galacturonosyltransferase-like 4: MATSSTSHGLLSLLLLIFLHCLTHGAATTGIRLGIIRKISPDVAIFQEAPAFRNGDVCEHAKKIHIAMTLDSNYLRGTMSAVLSILQHSTCPEIVEFHFLWARFEPEVLSNIKSTFPYLKFNVYRFDSKRVRGKISKSIRQALDQPLNYARIYLADIIPVDVNRVLYLDSDLVVVDDVAKLWKVDLQGKVLAAPEYCHANFTQYFTESFWSDNEMSKTFEGRNPCYFNTGVMVVDVDKWRQGGYTKKMEEWMLVQKQKRIYHLGSLPPFLLVLAGDITAVHHRWNQHGLGGDNLEGKCRSLHPGPISLLHWSGKGKPWLRLDSRKACTVDHLWAPYDLYRSSTHYFEEREMMRSTVWEGQEGEK; the protein is encoded by the coding sequence ATGGCCACCTCATCGACATCTCATGGCCTCCtgtctctcctcctcctcatcttcCTCCACTGCCTCACCCATGGTGCCGCCACCACAGGCATCCGCCTTGGCATCATTCGGAAAATTTCTCCAGATGTTGCCATCTTTCAAGAAGCTCCAGCTTTTCGAAACGGGGATGTTTGCGAGCATGCAAAGAAAATTCACATCGCTATGACACTTGACTCCAATTACCTAAGAGGCACCATGTCGGCTGTGCTTTCAATCCTGCAACACTCGACGTGCCCAGAGATTGTCGAGTTCCACTTTCTCTGGGCACGGTTCGAGCCCGAGGTGCTCTCCAACATCAAATCCACCTTCCCCTACCTCAAATTCAACGTCTACCGCTTCGATTCGAAGAGGGTACGTGGGAAAATATCAAAGTCGATACGTCAAGCCTTGGACCAACCCTTAAACTATGCACGTATTTACCTAGCCGACATAATCCCAGTTGATGTGAATAGGGTTCTATACCTAGACTCGGACCTTGTGGTTGTGGATGACGTGGCAAAGTTATGGAAGGTTGACTTGCAAGGCAAGGTATTGGCAGCGCCAGAATATTGCCATGCAAACTTCACCCAATATTTCACAGAATCGTTCTGGTCCGACAACGAAATGTCCAAAACGTTTGAGGGCAGAAATCCTTGCTATTTCAACACAGGGGTGATGGTGGTGGACGTGGATAAATGGAGACAAGGTGGGTACACTAAGAAAATGGAGGAGTGGATGCTAGTGCAGAAGCAGAAGCGAATTTACCATTTGGGGTCTTTGCCGCCGTTTTTATTGGTTTTGGCTGGGGACATCACGGCCGTTCATCACAGGTGGAACCAGCATGGACTTGGTGGGGATAATCTCGAAGGCAAGTGTAGGAGTTTGCATCCTGGCCCTATAAGCTTGCTGCATTGGAGTGGGAAGGGCAAGCCCTGGTTGAGGTTAGATTCAAGAAAGGCCTGCACCGTTGATCATCTGTGGGCCCCTTATGATCTCTACCGTTCATCAACTCATTATTTTGAAGAACGAGAGATGATGAGATCAACGGTGTGGGAAGGGCAAGAAGGTGAAAAATAG
- the LOC103432464 gene encoding transcription termination factor MTERF4, chloroplastic → MKVRCYAGITKPSFLLVHSELPAFTSLKPEFDSISTLCNREKLIRLITRCQYSVSGRRSESSYKDSSVSNPNTTRLGRRERGSSSLYSRPSLLDMKNERMENRARVYDFLRGIGIVPDELDGLELPVTVEVMRERVDFLHNLGLTIEDINNYPLVLGCSVKKNMIPVLDYLGKLGVRKSTFTEFLRRYPQVLHASVVIDLSPVVKYLQGMDIKPDDIPRVLEKYPEVLGFKLEGTMSTSVAYLVGIGVARREIGGVLTRYPEILGMRVGRVIKPFVEYLEKLGIPILGVARLIEKRPHILGFGLEERVKPNIQSLLEFCVREESLASVVAQYPEIIGIDLKSKLLSQQSSLKSVIDLDPEDFGRVVEKMPQVVSLSDRPMMKHVDFLRNCGFSLEQVRKIVVGCPQLLALNLDIMKLSFDFFQTEMQRPLDDLVAFPAFFTYGLDSTIKPRHKMVSKKGLKCSLGWLLNCSDEKFAQRMDYDTIDMEEMESLPSFNMNTLTEPRSDNSGSDYDDDSDDDYV, encoded by the coding sequence ATGAAGGTTAGATGCTATGCTGGTATTACGAAACCCAGCTTTTTGCTTGTGCATTCAGAGTTACCGGCATTTACATCTCTTAAGCCCGAATTCGATTCTATATCCACGCTTTGCAACCGAGAGAAGTTGATTCGGTTGATAACAAGGTGTCAGTATTCTGTTTCTGGTAGAAGGTCAGAAAGCAGTTATAAGGATTCGTCGGTTTCAAATCCAAACACCACTCGTTTAGGTAGGAGAGAAAGAGGTTCTTCATCCTTATATAGTCGTCCTAGTCTGTTAGATATGAAGAATGAAAGGATGGAAAATCGTGCCCGGGTTTATGATTTCTTGCGAGGAATTGGTATTGTCCCTGATGAGCTTGATGGATTGGAGCTTCCTGTTACAGTCGAAGTTATGAGGGAACGTGTGGATTTTCTTCACAATCTGGGGCTTACAATCGAAGACATTAACAACTATCCACTTGTTCTAGGCTGCAGTGTGAAGAAAAACATGATTCCTGTGCTCGATTATCTTGGGAAGTTGGGTGTTAGGAAATCCACATTCACAGAGTTCTTGAGAAGATATCCACAAGTCCTGCATGCTAGTGTTGTTATTGACCTTTCACCAGTGGTCAAGTATCTTCAAGGAATGGATATCAAACCCGATGACATTCCTCGGGTTCTTGAGAAATATCCAGAAGTGCTGGGATTCAAGCTTGAGGGGACCATGAGCACTTCAGTGGCTTACTTAGTTGGAATTGGGGTTGCAAGAAGGGAGATTGGCGGAGTTTTAACTAGATACCCGGAGATTTTAGGGATGCGTGTTGGTAGGGTGATCAAGCCGTTTGTTGAGTATCTTGAAAAGTTGGGTATTCCAATACTAGGTGTGGCTAGGCTGATAGAAAAGCGGCCTCACATCCTTGGGTTTGGATTGGAGGAGAGGGTGAAACCGAATATTCAATCCCTTTTGGAGTTTTGCGTTCGAGAAGAATCACTTGCTTCTGTAGTGGCACAATATCCTGAGATCATAGGAATTGATCTCAAGTCTAAGCTTCTCAGTCAACAAAGTTCACTCAAGTCGGTAATTGATTTGGATCCCGAGGACTTTGGCAGAGTTGTTGAGAAGATGCCTCAGGTTGTTAGCCTCAGTGATAGACCTATGATGAAGCATGTCGATTTCCTTAGGAATTGTGGATTTTCCTTGGAGCAAGTGAGGAAGATTGTCGTCGGGTGTCCCCAGTTGCTTGCCTTGAATCTCGACATCATGAAACTCAGCTTCGATTTCTTTCAAACAGAGATGCAAAGGCCTTTGGATGACTTGGTTGCTTTCCCAGCATTCTTTACTTATGGTCTGGATTCGACCATAAAACCAAGACATAAGATGGTTTCAAAGAAAGGGTTGAAATGCTCCCTCGGATGGCTTCTCAACTGCTCCGATGAAAAGTTTGCGCAACGAATGGACTACGACACTATTGACATGGAGGAGATGGAATCATTACCGTCATTTAATATGAATACGCTCACAGAACCAAGGAGCGACAATTCAGGTTCTGACTACGATGATGATAGCGATGATGATTATGTATAG
- the LOC103432465 gene encoding protein RESISTANCE TO PHYTOPHTHORA 1, chloroplastic produces MNTLTSTSLCNLQVSRYPSTVSNQRHVSPCNSPLPAKIFFRLYANANELNAQAAVEEPKEEVEKAEPREAGKSSTFPAAAASPLDKDLKKVVQKTAATFAPRASTASKNPAVPGSTLYTVFEVQAYASMLLGGVLSFNLIFPSNEPDIWRLMGMWSIWMFTIPSLRARDCSKNEKEALNYLFLLVPLLNVTIPFFIKSFAVVWSADTVAFFAMYAWKLGWLQTKD; encoded by the exons ATGAACACCTTAACTTCAACGTCTCTCTGCAACCTCCAAGTTTCAAGGTATCCTTCCACCGTTTCGAACCAGAGACACGTTTCACCCTGCAATTCTCCACTTCCCGCCAAAATCTTCTTCAGACTTTATGCCAATGCCAATGAGCTGAATGCTCAGGCAGCAGTGGAGGAACCAAAGGAAGAGGTGGAAAAAGCCGAGCCACGCGAAGCCGGAAAATCCTCCACTTtccctgctgctgctgcttctccACTCGACAAGGACCTCAAAAAG GTTGTTCAGAAGACTGCTGCAACCTTTGCACCAAGGGCTTCCACAGCTTCCAAAAACCCTGCCGTGCCAGGCAGCACTTTGTACACTGTCTTCGAGGTTCAAGCCTACGCCTCCATGCTGCTAGGCGGAGTTCTGTCCTTCAATCTCATCTTTCCGTCAAATGAACCAGACATATGGAGATTAATGGGAATGTGGTCCATTTGGATGTTTA CAATTCCTTCACTGCGCGCACGAGACTGCTCGAAAAATGAGAAGGAAGCTCTAAACTATCTCTTCCTCCTCGTCCCGTTACTCAATGTTACAATCCCATTCTTTATTAAGTCCTTTGCTGTCGTTTGGTCTGCTGATACCGTAGCCTTTTTCGCCATGTATGCGTGGAAG CTTGGTTGGCTGCAAACAAAAGACTAG
- the LOC103432463 gene encoding exosome complex component RRP4 homolog gives MKDLQLSLNQTQKVRLQRALEKLESLSSKANSNASVTVADSIPVNYEDGLLKGHGTSEVNGEVVATVCGVVERVNKLVYVRSLRARYKPEVGDIIVGRVIEVAPKRWRVEINYSHDAVLMLSSMNLPDGIQRRRTALDELNMRSIFEENDVICAEVRGFQHDGLHVQARSQKYGKLGRGQLLTVPSYLVKRRKQHFHHLENYGIDLILGCNGFIWVGKHVEVTNDMVVDPKSGQDGFKADKNSFSPEDQEKNYTLQQTRENICRTANAVRVLSALGFNITVEVIMETVDLSSCINVAIHEMLGAEFCVLVAEKEAVRRSMTKKK, from the exons ATGAAAGATTTACAGCTTTCGCTGAACCAAACCCAGAAGGTTCGGCTACAGAGAGCTCTCGAAAAGCTCGAGTCTTTGTCTTCAAAAGCCAATTCCAACGCCTCCGTCACCGTCGCGGACTCCATCCCCGTTAACTACGAAGACGGCCTTCTCAA GGGACATGGGACCTCTGAGGTCAATGGGGAAGTTGTTGCGACGGTTTGCGGCGTCGTCGAGAGAGTCAATAAGCTGGTTTATGTGCGTTCTTTAAGGGCcag GTACAAACCAGAGGTTGGAGATATCATAGTGGGGCGTGTAATTGAG GTTGCTCCGAAACGTTGGAGAGTGGAGATAAACTATAGCCATGATGCAGTGTTGATGCTTTCTTCAATGAACTTGCCCGACGGCATCCAG AGGCGCCGAACTGCTCTGGATGAACTCAACATGCGCAGCATTTTTGAAGAGAATGATGTCATTTGT GCCGAagttcgtggttttcaacatgatGGTTTACATGTCCAAGCAAGAAGTCAGAAGTATGGAAAG CTTGGAAGGGGTCAGTTGCTCACAGTTCCTTCTTATCTAGTGAAACGACGAAAGCAGCACTTCCATCATTTAGAAAACTACGGCATTGACCTGATACTAGGCTGTAATGGTTTCATCTGGGTTGGTAAACACGTTGAAGTTACCAATGATATGGTGGTGGATCCGAAGTCAGGACAAGATGGTTTCAAAGCCGATAAAAATTCCTTTAGTCCCGAAGATCAGGAGAAAAACTACACTCTCCAACAGACAAGAGAGAACATATGCAGGACCGCAAATGCTGTCCGCGTATTGTCTGCTTTAGGCTTCAATATTACCGTAGAAGTGATCATGGAGACGGTTGATTTGAGCAGTTGTATAAATGTTGCTATACATGAAATGCTTGGTGCAGAGTTTTGTGTTCTGGTTGCAGAGAAGGAGGCTGTACGCCGAAGCATGACTAAAAAGAAGTGA
- the LOC103432462 gene encoding auxin-binding protein T85 precursor (The RefSeq protein has 1 substitution compared to this genomic sequence) has translation MVGPSSLTIFFFFSLLFFSAISEASKCSLKGLPIVRNISELPQDNYGRGGLAHTTVAGSLLHGLKEVEVWLQTFAPGSGTPIHRHSCEEVFVVLKGSGTLYLAPSSHGKFPGKPQEFSIFANSTFHIPVNDVHQVRNTNEHEDLQALVTVSRPPVKVFMYQDWFMPHTAAKLRYPYYWDEECLDVEPPPKDEL, from the exons ATGGTAGGGTCTTCTTCTCTTactatctttttcttcttcagcTTGCTGTTCTTCTCTGCAATATCTGAAGCTTCCAAATGCTCACTCAAAG GGTTACCTATAGTAAGAAATATCAGTGAGCTTCCACAGGATAACTATGGAAGGGGTGGTTTGGCACACACAACTGTTGCTGGTTCGCTCTTGCATGGGTTGAAAGAG GTCGAGGTTTGGCTACAAACATTTGCTCCAGGATCAGGCACACCAATACACAGGCATTCTTGTGAAGAAGTTTTTGTTGTCCTAAAGGGAAGTGGAACTCTCTACCTTGCACCGAGCTCGCACGGGAAGTTCCCTGGAAAGCCACAGGAGTTCTCTATCTTTGCAAATAGCACATTTCACATACCTGTTAACGATGTTCACCAG GTCCGGAATACAAATGAACATGAGGATTTGCAAGCACTTGTCACCGTCTCTCGTCCGCCAGTTAAAGT GTTCATGTATCAGGACTGGTTCATGCCACACACTGCAGCAAAGTTAAGGTACCCCTACTATTGGGATGAAGAATGCCTCGATGTCGAACCACCACCAAAGGATGAGCTATGA